A window from Peromyscus eremicus chromosome 1, PerEre_H2_v1, whole genome shotgun sequence encodes these proteins:
- the LOC131911797 gene encoding olfactory receptor 51G1 → MVTIYNSSLQKATFFLTGFQGLEELHGWISIPFCSIYLTVILGNLTILHVIRTDATLHEPMYYFLAMLALTDLGLCLSTLPTVMGIFWFDAREIGIPACFTQLFFIHTLSLVESSVLLSMSFDRYVAICNPLRYSTILTPRRIVKMGLSSVLRSALLILPLPFLLKRFHYCRSHVLAHAYCLHLEIMKLACSSIIVNHIYGLFVVACTVGVDSLLIFLSYTLILHAVLGKASRQERLRALNTCISHICAVLLFYIPMIGLSLVHRFGEHLPRIVHLLMSYVYLLVPPLMNPIVYSIKTKQIRQRIVKKFEFVKSPRCFQ, encoded by the coding sequence ATGGTCACCATTTACAACAGCAGTCTCCAAAAAGCCACTTTCTTCCTGACAGGCTTCCAAGGTCTGGAAGAGCTCCATGGCTGGATCTCCATTCCCTTCTGCTCCATCTACTTGACAGTGATTTTAGGGAACCTTACCATTCTCCATGTCATCCGAACTGATGCCACCCTCCATGAACCCATGTACTATTTCTTGGCCATGCTGGCCCTCACAGACTTGGGCCTTTGCCTCTCCACACTGCCCACTGTGATGGGAATCTTCTGGTTTGATGCCAGAGAGATTGGCATCCCCGCCTGCTTTACTCAGCTGTTCTTCATCCACACCTTGTCTTTAGTGGAGTCATCAGTTCTACTGTCTATGTCCtttgaccgctatgtggccatttgCAACCCACTGCGTTATTCTACCATCCTGACACCCAGAAGAATTGTGAAGATGGGGCTGAGCTCAGTACTGAGAAGTGCACTCCTTATTCTCCCATTACCATTCCTCCTTAAGCGCTTCCATTATTGCCGCTCTCATGTGCTAGCCCATGCCTACTGTCTGCATTTGGAGATCATGAAACTGGCCTGCTCTAGCATCATTGTCAACCATATCTATGGACTCTTTGTTGTGGCCTGCACTGTGGGTGTGGACTCCCTGCTCATCTTCCTTTCATATACCCTTATCCTCCATGCTGTACTAGGCAAAGCCTCCCGCCAGGAACGCCTCCGTGCCCTCAACACCTGCATCTCCCATATCTGTGCAGTGCTGCTATTCTACATCCCCATGATTGGCTTATCCCTTGTGCATCGTTTTGGTGAGCATCTTCCCCGCATTGTACACCTTCTGATGTCTTATGTGTATCTGTTGGTACCACCCCTCATGAACCCTATTGTCTACAGCATCAAGACCAAGCAAATACGCCAGCGTATTGTCAAGAAGTTTGAGTTTGTAAAGTCACCTAGGTGTTTTCagtag